A DNA window from Mastomys coucha isolate ucsf_1 unplaced genomic scaffold, UCSF_Mcou_1 pScaffold21, whole genome shotgun sequence contains the following coding sequences:
- the Prss53 gene encoding serine protease 53 yields MSVYSEWAPIKAAFLPHINVFIWGGAGEVASHSYGPRACPSSLHLTWARQLRLPHILCFFFLGLQAAQRACGQRGPGPPEPQEGNTVPGEWPWQASVRRQGVHICSGSLVADTWVLTAAHCFERMATAELSSWSVVLGSLKQEGQSLGAEEVGVAALQLPKAYNHYSQGSDLALLQLTHPTVRTTLCLPQPTHHFPFGASCWATGWDQNTSDVSRTLRNLRLRLISRPTCNCLYNRLHQRLLANPARPGMLCGGAQPGIQGPCQGDSGGPVMCREPDGHWVQVGIISFTSKCAQEDTPVLLTDMAAHSSWLQAYVHGAAFLVQDSGVKKMSDENSCVACGSLRSGEPQAGALSQWPWDARLKHHGKLACGGALVSEVVVLTAAHCFIGRQTLEEWSVGLGAGPEERGLKQLILHGAYTHPEGGYDVAFLLLAQPVTLGPSLRPLCLPYADHHLPDGEHGWVLGLTQEAGIGMGTLTTVPVTVLGPMACSRQHAVPGSTGIPILPGMVCTTVVGEPSHCEGLSGAPLVHEIRGTWFLAGLHSFGDTCQGSAKPAVFAALSAYEDWVSNLDWQVYFAEEPEPEPEPEAETGSCLVNSSQPASC; encoded by the exons ATGTCTGTGTACTCTGAATGGGCTCCAATAAAAGCTGCTTTTCTGCCTCATATAAATGTCTTCATttggggaggagctggagaggtagccagTCATAGCTATGGACCCAGAGCCTGTCCTTCATCTCTCCACCTAACCTGGGCCAGGCAGTTACGGCTCCCCCACATCTTGTGTTTTTTCTTCCTAGGTCTTCAAGCAGCTCAGCGTG CATGTGGGCAGCGTGGCCCTGGCCCTCCAGAGCCTCAGGAAGGCAACACAGTACCTGGTGAATGGCCCTGGCAGGCCAGTGTGAGGCGACAGGGTGTGCACATCTGCAGTGGCTCCTTGGTGGCAGATACTTGGGTCCTCACAGCTGCTCACTGCTTTGAAAG GATGGCCACAGCAGAACTGAGCTCCTGgtctgtggtcctgggttctctcaAGCAGGAGGGGCAGAGCCTGGGGGCTGAGGAGGTGGGAGTTGCTGCCCTGCAGTTGCCCAAGGCCTATAACCACTACAGTCAGGGGTCAGACCTGGCCCTACTCCAGCTCACCCACCCCACAGTTCGCACAACCCTCTGCTTGCCCCAACCCACCCACCACTTCCCCTTTGGAGCTTCTTGCTGGGCCACTGGCTGGGACCAGAACACCAGTGATG tttccaGGACCCTACGGAATCTGCGCCTCCGTCTCATCAGCCGCCCCACTTGTAACTGTCTCTACAATCGGTTGCACCAGAGGCTGCTGGCCAACCCAGCAAGACCTGGGATGCTGTGTGGGGGTGCACAGCCTGGGATACAGGGACCCTGCCAG GGAGATTCTGGGGGACCTGTGATGTGCCGTGAACCGGATGGACACTGGGTCCAGGTTGGGATCATTAGTTTCACATCAAAATGTGCTCAAGAGGACACCCCTGTGCTGCTGACTGACATGGCGGCACACAGTTCATGGCTGCAGGCCTATGTTCACGGGGCAGCTTTTTTGGTGCaagactcaggagttaagaaGATGAGTGATGAGAACAGCTGTGTAG CATGTGGCTCCTTGAGGAGTGGAGAACCCCAGGCAGGAGCCCTGTCTCAGTGGCCCTGGGATGCCAGGCTGAAGCACCACGGGAAGCTGGCTTGTGGTGGAGCCCTGGTATCAGAGGTGGTGGTGCTGACTGCTGCTCACTGCTTTATCGG GCGCCAAACCCTAGAGGAATGGAGTGTAGGATTGGGGGCTGGACCAGAGGAACGGGGCCTGAAGCAACTCATTCTGCATGGGGCCTACACCCACCCAGAAGGCGGCTATGATGTGGCCTTCCTGCTGCTGGCTCAGCCTGTGACATTGGGCCCTAGCCTAAGGCCCCTCTGCTTGCCCTATGCTGACCACCACCTGCCTGACGGTGAACACGGCTGGGTTCTTGGGCTGACCCAAGAAGCAGGTATAGGAATGGGGACACTGACA ACAGTACCTGTGACAGTCCTGGGGCCAATGGCCTGTAGCAGACAACATGCAGTTCCTGGGAGCACGGGCATTCCCATTCTGCCAGGGATGGTATGCACCACAGTTGtgggtgagccatctcactgtgag GGCCTCTCTGGGGCACCACTTGTACATGAGATCAGGGGTACATGGTTCCTGGCTGGACTGCACAGCTTTGGAGACACCTGCCAAGGCTCTGCAAAGCCTGCAGTTTTTGCAGCACTCTCTGCCTACGAGGACTGGGTCAGCAATCTAGACTGGCAGGTCTACTTCGCTGAggagccggagccggagccggagccTGAGGCTGAGACTGGAAGCTGCCTGGTCAACTCGA GCCAACCAGCCAGTTGTTGA
- the Vkorc1 gene encoding vitamin K epoxide reductase complex subunit 1 isoform X1, producing MGTTWRSPGLVRLALCLAGLALSLYALHVKAARARDEDYRALCDVGTAISCSRVFSSRWGRGFGLVEHVLGADSILNQSNSIFGCMFYTIQLLLGCLRGRWAYILLVLSSLVSVAGSVYLAWILFFVLYDFCIVCITTYAINVGLMLLSFQKVPEHKAKKH from the exons ATGGGCACCACCTGGAGGAGCCCTGGACTCGTGCGGCTTGCCCTGTGCCTCGCTGGCTTAGCCCTCTCACTGTACGCACTGCACGTGAAGGCGGCGCGCGCCCGCGATGAGGATTACCGCGCGCTCTGCGACGTGGGCACGGCCATCAGCTGTTCCCGCGTCTTCTCCTCTAG GTGGGGCCGGGGCTTTGGGCTGGTGGAGCATGTGCTAGGAGCAGACAGCATACTCAACCAATCCAACAGCATATTTGGTTGCATGTTCTACACCATTCAATTGTTGTTAG GTTGCTTGAGGGGACGTTGGGCCTATATCCTACTGGTCCTGAGTTCTCTGGTGTCTGTCGCTGGTTCTGTGTACCTGGCCTGGATCCTGTTCTTTGTGCTGTATGATTTCTGCATTGTGTGCATTACCACCTATGCCATCAATGTGGGCCTGATGTTGCTCAGCTTCCAGAAGGTGCCAGAACACAAGGCCAAAAAGCACTGA
- the Vkorc1 gene encoding vitamin K epoxide reductase complex subunit 1 isoform X2: MGTTWRSPGLVRLALCLAGLALSLYALHVKAARARDEDYRALCDVGTAISCSRVFSSRLLEGTLGLYPTGPEFSGVCRWFCVPGLDPVLCAV, from the exons ATGGGCACCACCTGGAGGAGCCCTGGACTCGTGCGGCTTGCCCTGTGCCTCGCTGGCTTAGCCCTCTCACTGTACGCACTGCACGTGAAGGCGGCGCGCGCCCGCGATGAGGATTACCGCGCGCTCTGCGACGTGGGCACGGCCATCAGCTGTTCCCGCGTCTTCTCCTCTAG GTTGCTTGAGGGGACGTTGGGCCTATATCCTACTGGTCCTGAGTTCTCTGGTGTCTGTCGCTGGTTCTGTGTACCTGGCCTGGATCCTGTTCTTTGTGCTGTATGA
- the Bckdk gene encoding 3-methyl-2-oxobutanoate dehydrogenase [lipoamide] kinase, mitochondrial, translated as MILTSVLGGGPRSGSSLWPLLGSSLSLRARSTSATDTHHVELARERSKTVTSFYNQSAIDVAAEKPSVRLTPTMMLYSGRSQDGSHLLKSGRYLQQELPVRIAHRIKGFRSLPFIIGCNPTILHVHELYIRAFQKLTDFPPIKDQADEAQYCQLVRQLLDDHKDVVTLLAEGLRESRKHIQDEKLVRYFLDKTLTSRLGIRMLATHHLALHEDKPDFVGIICTRLSPKKIIEKWVDFARRLCEHKYGNAPRVRINGHVAARFPFIPMPLDYILPELLKNAMRATMESHLDTPYNVPDVVITIANNDIDLIIRISDRGGGIAHKDLDRVMDYHFTTAEASTQDPRISPLFGHLDMHSGGQSGPMHGFGFGLPTSRAYAEYLGGSLQLQSLQGIGTDVYLRLRHIDGREESFRI; from the exons ATGATACTGACTTCAGTGCTGGGCGGTGGCCCTCGGAGCGGGTCTTCACTTTGGCCCCTTTTGGGGTCTTCACTGTCACTCCGTGCTCGCTCAACGTCAGCCACCGATACACACCATGTAGAGCTGGCCAGGGAACGCTCCAAGACTGTCACCTCCTTTTACAACCAGTCAGCCATTGATGTGGCAGCAGAGAAG CCCTCAGTCCGCCTCACTCCCACCATGATGCTCTATTCTGGTCGCTCACAGGATGGCAGCCACCTTCTG AAAAGTGGCCGCTACTTGCAACAAGAGTTACCAGTGAGGATCGCCCACCGCATCAAGGGCTTCCGTAGCCTTCCTTTCATTATTGGTTGCAACCCCACCATACTGCATGTG CACGAGCTATACATCCGGGCCTTCCAGAAGCTGACAGACTTCCCTCCG ATCAAGGACCAGGCAGATGAGGCCCAGTACTGCCAGCTGGTGAGACAGCTGCTGGATGACCACAAGGATGTGGTGACCCTGTTAGCTGAGGGTCTTCGTGAGAGCCGGAAACACATCCAG GATGAAAAGCTGGTCCGGTACTTCTTGGATAAAACACTGACGTCAAGACTTGGGATCCGAATGCTGGCTACTCACCACTTGGCACTACATGAAGACAAG CCTGATTTTGTTGGCATCATCTGCACTCGTCTGTCGCCTAAGAAGATTATCGAGAAGTGGGTGGATTTTGCCAG ACGCCTGTGTGAACACAAGTATGGCAATGCCCCTCGAGTCCGCATCAACGGACACGTGGCTGCCCGCTTCCCCTTCATTCCCATGCCGCTGGACTATATCCTGCCTGAGCTGCTCAAGAACGCCATGAG AGCCACAATGGAGAGTCACCTAGACACTCCCTACAATGTACCAGATGTGGTCATCACCATCGCCAATAATGATATTGATCTCATCATCAG GATCTCAGACCGGGGTGGAGGAATCGCTCACAAGGACCTGGATCGGGTCATGGACTACCACTTCACCACAGCTGAGGCCAGCACCCAGGACCCCCGGATCAGCCCCCTCTTCGGCCACCTGGATATGCACAGTGGTGGCCAGTCAGGACCTATGCATGG CTTTGGCTTCGGGCTGCCCACGTCCAGGGCATATGCGGAGTATCTCGGTGGCTCCCTGCAGCTGCAGTCCCTGCAGGGCATTGGCACAGATGTCTACCTACGGCTCCGCCACATTGATGGCCGGGAGGAGAGCTTCAGAATATGA